One Solanum lycopersicum chromosome 4, SLM_r2.1 DNA window includes the following coding sequences:
- the LOC101246706 gene encoding major pollen allergen Ole e 10, whose product MALKDWIFLSFLIVKCFFVVKVEGMVQEKEDATIPITTLSPPEGNTTFLGGTTWCVARAGARQFDLQNALDWACGLGMADCRPIQAGGPCFEPNTLLSHASFAFNTYYQQNGNSDIACNFGGTAILTKTNPSHEKCIYVTSSPRVENMKSEAPPFTKERLSIVWWKIAIILLLLYSGS is encoded by the exons ATGGCACTTAAAGATTGGATCTTTTTGAGCTTCTTGATCGTGAAATGTTTTTTTG TGGTAAAAGTAGAGGGCATGGTGCAAGAGAAGGAGGATGCAACTATTCCAATTACAACTCTATCACCTCCTGAAGGCAACACAACATTCCTTGGTGGCACAACATGGTGTGTGGCACGGGCCGGGGCTCGACAGTTTGATTTGCAGAATGCGTTGGACTGGGCTTGTGGATTGGGGATGGCGGATTGCAGGCCCATCCAAGCCGGTGGCCCGTGTTTCGAGCCCAATACACTTCTATCCCATGCTTCATTTGCTTTCAATACCTACTATCAACAAAATGGAAATTCAGATATTGCTTGCAATTTTGGAGGAACTGCTATCTTGACTAAAACCAATCCAA GTCATGAGAAATGTATTTATGTTACATCCAGTCCCAG GGTTGAGAACATGAAGTCTGAAGCACCTCCATTTACCAAAGAAAGGCTAAGCATTGTGTGGTGGAAAATAGCTATAATTCTTCTTCTATTGTACTCAGGAAGTTGA
- the LOC101246417 gene encoding phosphoribosylformylglycinamidine cyclo-ligase, chloroplastic/mitochondrial, which translates to MNTSCGANLELSRCIAASPVCHLKSSIFELRSCIPKLQGLSKKLLPLCKDINARSNKERSIPFSVTCSGSQVDTAADEPSSLTYKDAGVDIDAGSELVKRIAKMAPGIGGFGGLFPLGDSYLVAGTDGVGTKLKLAFETGIHDTIGIDLVAMSVNDIVTSGAKPLFFLDYFATSRLDVDLAEKVIKGIVDGCQQSDCALLGGETAEMPDFYAEGEYDLSGFAVGIVKKDSVIDGKNIKVGDVLIGLPSSGVHSNGFSLVRRVLKQSGLSLKDQLPGESITLGEALIAPTVIYVKQVLDIISKGGVKGIAHITGGGFTDNIPRVFPKGLGALIYEGSWTIPPVFKWIQEAGRIEDAEMMRTFNMGVGMVLVVSPEAADGILMEVQKTSIAYRIGEVVKGDGVSYS; encoded by the exons ATGAACACGTCTTGTGGAGCAAATTTGGAACTATCAAGATGCATTGCTGCATCCCCTGTTTGTCATTTAAAATCTTCTATCTTTGAGTTAAGATCATGTATACCCAAGCTACAAGGCCTCTCAAAGAAGCTATTGCCTTTATGCAAAGATATAAATGCTAGAAGTAACAAGGAGAGAAGCATTCCATTCTCTGTTACTTGTAGTGGCAGTCAGGTTGACACTGCTGCAGATGAGCCCAGCAGTCTTACATATAAGGATGCTGGTGTGGACATCGATGCAGGATCAGAGCTTGTGAAGAGAATAGCCAAAATGGCACCTGGAATTGGAGGATTTGGTGGACTCTTTCCATTAG GGGATTCATATCTTGTGGCTGGTACTGATGGTGTGGGGACAAAACTTAAGTTGGCATTTGAAACGGGAATTCATGATACCATTGGGATTGATCTG GTTGCGATGAGTGTTAATGACATTGTCACTTCTGGAGCAAAACCTTTATTTTTCCTTGATTATTTTGCAACCAGCCGACTTGATGTTGACCTTGCAGAGAAG GTCATAAAAGGTATTGTGGATGGTTGCCAGCAATCTGACTGTGCTCTTCTAGGGGGAGAG ACTGCAGAGATGCCAGATTTCTATGCCGAAGGCGAGTATGACCTCAGTGGGTTTGCTGTTGGCATTGTGAAAAAGGATTCAGTTATTGACGGGAAAAACATCAAGGTTGGAGACGTTCTTATTGGTTTACCATCTAGTGGAGTTCATTCAAATGGGTTTTCTCTCGTTAGAAG GGTTCTGAAGCAAAGTGGCCTTTCTTTGAAAGACCAACTTCCTGGTGAATCTATTACACTTGGTGAAGCTTTGATTGCCCCAACTGTTATATATGTTAAACAG GTTCTTGATATTATTAGCAAAGGAGGGGTTAAAGGAATAGCCCACATCACCGGAGGTGGCTTCACTGACAATATCCCTCGAGTATTTCCCAAAGGCCTTGGAGCCCTTATTTACGAAGGCtcttggacaattcctcctgtTTTTAAATGGATTCAAGAG GCCGGAAGAATAGAAGATGCTGAGATGATGCGTACTTTCAATATGGGAGTCGGTATGGTCCTTGTAGTAAGTCCAGAAGCAGCTGATGGGATACTTATGGAAGTACAGAAGACAAGCATTGCATACCGGATTGGTGAGGTTGTTAAGGGTGACGGAGTAAGTTATAGCTGA
- the MT3 gene encoding metallothionein-like protein type 2, with protein MSCCGGSCGCGSGCKCGNGCGGCGMYPDMEKSATFSIVEGVAPVHNYGRVEEKAAGEGCKCGSNCTCDPCNC; from the exons ATGTCTTGCTGTGGTGGAAGCTGTGGCTGTGGATCTGGCTGCAAGTGCGGCAACGGCTGTGGAGG ATGTGGAATGTACCCAGACATGGAGAAGTCTGCCACGTTTAGCATCGTTGAAGGTGTTGCACCCGTCCACAA CTATGGAAGGGTTGAGGAGAAGGCAGCTGGAGAAGGATGCAAATGTGGATCAAACTGCACTTGTGACCCTTGCAATTGCTAA
- the LOC101246129 gene encoding G-type lectin S-receptor-like serine/threonine-protein kinase At1g11330, which produces MSNSSSRRNLQYFVHIILVILRFVDTGLCSEVDNITSIQSLRDPGILSSPGGVFKLGFFSPQNSSNRYVGIWYNFSVTTVIWVANRDKPLRDSSGVVKISRDGNIVITNGEEEILWSSNVSTSQVIIPIGLLQDSGNFVLVDHRDMSTIWQSFEHPSDSTIPRMRISENTRTGEMVEATSWRSPSDPNIGDFSLRMNSGVIPQVYIWKGRRPYWRTGQWNGQIFIGVQNMYSVVSDGFNVVDDREGTVYFTGPTRDNFLRILVLDWRGNLVQSYWDVNETKWKIIWSAPNNDCEVYGTCGPFGSCNHLESPVCSCLKGFEPKHMEEWEKGNWTSGCVRRSALQCEVKNNTTDSSKEDGFLKMELMKLPDFAERSSTTEDVCRSRCLGNCSCIGYAFDSSIGCMSWSIMIDIQQFQSSGKDLYIHVAHSELVFSADHRKEYIKKIVIPVIVGSLTLCVCLFLCYTMMVRRRGVKREEVLLGNKSPVNMEELPVFSLDTLVNATSQFNEDNKLGQGGFGPVYKGILEDGKEIAVKRLSKASKQGLEEFMNEVLVISKVQHRNLVRLCGCCVDEEEKMLIYEYMPKKSLDVFLFDEGHRDILDWTKRSIIIEGVGRGLLYLHRDSRLKIIHRDLKPSNILLDNNFNPKISDFGMARIFGSDQDQADTMRVVGTYGYMAPEYAMEGRFSEKSDVFSFGVLVLEIISGRKSTSSWTETSSLSLMGYAWKLWKEQDLSTFIDPFILNTSSEMEIRKCIQIGLLCVQEFAEDRPNISSVLVMLTSETTSLPAPSQPAFTERRHFRMCNENRETKFTLNKMSITNLTGR; this is translated from the exons ATgagcaacagcagcagcagaagaaatttgcAATATTTTGTTCATATAATTCTTGTTATTCTTCGTTTTGTCGATACAGGATTATGCAGTGAAGTGGATAACATTACTAGCATTCAGTCTCTGAGAGATCCTGGAATTTTATCGTCTCCAGGAGGCGTATTCAAGTTAGGATTTTTCAGTCCTCAAAACAGTAGTAATAGGTATGTTGGTATTTGGTACAATTTTTCTGTAACAACAGTCATTTGGGTGGCTAATCGAGACAAACCTTTAAGAGATTCTTCTGGAGTTGTGAAGATATCTCGTGATGGAAATATCGTTATAACGAATGGAGAGGAGGAGATTCTTTGGTCATCAAATGTTTCAACTTCtcaggtgatcatcccaattggACTTCTCCAAGATTCTGGCAACTTTGTTCTCGTTGATCATCGGGACATGAGCACAATATGGCAGAGTTTTGAACATCCTTCTGATTCAACTATTCCTAGAATGAGAATAAGTGAAAACACAAGGACAGGGGAGATGGTAGAAGCAACATCTTGGAGAAGTCCTTCGGATCCTAATATCGGGGACTTTTCTTTAAGAATGAACTCTGGAGTCATTCCTCAGGTGTATATATGGAAAGGAAGGCGTCCCTATTGGCGTACTGGTCAATGGAATGGACAGATCTTTATAGGAGTGCAGAATATGTATTCTGTGGTGTCTGATGGATTTAATGTAGTGGATGATCGCGAAGGTACTGTATATTTTACTGGACCTACTCGTGATAATTTTTTAAGGATATTAGTCTTGGATTGGAGAGGGAACTTGGTTCAATCATATTGGGATGTGAATGAGACAAAATGGAAGATAATATGGTCAGCTCCCAATAACGATTGTGAAGTTTATGGAACGTGTGGTCCATTTGGGAGCTGCAATCACTTGGAGTCACCAGTCTGTTCTTGTCTGAAAGGTTTTGAGCCAAAGCACATGGAAGAATGGGAAAAGGGGAATTGGACTAGTGGTTGTGTTAGGAGGAGTGCTTTGCAATGTGAAGTTAAGAATAACACCACGGATTCAAGTAAAGAAGACGGATTTCTAAAGATGGAGTTAATGAAATTGCCTGATTTTGCTGAAAGGTCATCTACTACAGAAGACGTATGTAGAAGTCGATGCTTGGGGAATTGTTCGTGCATAGGGTATGCATTTGATTCAAGTATCGGCTGTATGTCGTGGAGTATAATGATTGACATTCAGCAGTTCCAAAGCTCGGGGAAAGATCTCTATATTCATGTAGCACATTCAGAGCTTG TGTTTTCTGCAGATCATCGTAAAGAGTACATAAAGAAAATCGTAATTCCAGTAATCGTTGGTTCTCTTACACTCTGTGTTTGTCTGTTCCTTTGCTATACAATGATGGTCAGACGTAGAG GAGTGAAAAGAGAGGAGGTTTTACTTGGTAACAAAAGTCCAGTTAATATGGAAGAATTACCAGTCTTCAGCCTCGATACGCTTGTAAATGCAACATCCCAATTCAATGAGGATAATAAGCTTGGTCAGGGAGGTTTTGGTCCAGTTTACAAG GGAATATTGGAAGATGGGAAAGAAATTGCTGTCAAGAGGCTCTCAAAAGCCTCGAAACAAGGACTAGAGGAGTTCATGAATGAAGTGTTGGTGATCTCGAAAGTTCAACATAGAAACCTTGTTAGACTCTGTGGATGTTGTGTCGATGAAGAGGAGAAGATGCTAATTTACGAATATATGCCAAAGAAAAGCTTAGATGTGTTTCTCTTTG ATGAAGGACATCGAGACATATTGGATTGGACAAAACGTTCCATTATAATCGAAGGAGTTGGTCGAGGACTCCTTTATCTTCACAGAGATTCAAGATTGAAGATAATCCATAGAGATCTAAAGCCAAGTAACATCTTGCTCGATAATAACTTCAATCCAAAGATCTCAGATTTTGGCATGGCTAGGATTTTCGGATCTGATCAAGATCAAGCAGACACAATGAGAGTAGTTGGTACTTA TGGATACATGGCACCCGAATATGCAATGGAAGGAAGATTCTCAGAGAAATCCGATGTTTTCAGCTTTGGAGTTCTCGTCTTAGAGATCATAAGTGGTCGAAAAAGTACAAGTTCTTGGACTGAGACATCCTCTTTGAGCCTTATGGGATAT GCATGGAAGTTATGGAAAGAACAAGATTTATCAACTTTCATCGATCCGTTTATATTGAACACGAGCTCGGAAATGGAGATCAGAAAATGCATACAGATTGGTTTATTGTGTGTTCAAGAATTTGCTGAAGACAGGCCAAATATTTCATCTGTTCTTGTTATGCTTACTAGTGAAACAACAAGTCTTCCAGCACCATCACAACCTGCTTTTACTGAAAGAAGACACTTCAGAATGTGCAATGAAAATAGAGAAACTAAGTTTACTTTGAACAAAATGAGTATCACAAACCTTACTGGTAGATAA